The following proteins are co-located in the Dyadobacter chenwenxiniae genome:
- a CDS encoding acyl-ACP desaturase — translation MDTALSAERLEVMQHVGKDLDVLMAEYLKPIEENWQPSDFLPDSSDENFFSEVKLLQESCRELPYDYIAVLIGDTITEEALPTYESWLMDVIGVDQVDQPSGWASWVRSWTAEENRHGDLLNKYLYLSGRVNMRAMEVSTQFLIADGFDIGTDRDPYRNFIYTSFQELATNVSHRRTATLAKKFGNPHLSKICGVIASDEMRHAKAYKDFVRRILEVDPSELLLALEDMMRKKIVMPAHFLRESGVKMGDTFSHFSDAAQRLGVYTTNDYIEILDSLLIEWEIGAVRNINEKAEKARDYLMALPDRLKRIADRTRIPELQYEFSWIK, via the coding sequence ATGGATACCGCACTTTCAGCAGAAAGGCTTGAAGTCATGCAACACGTAGGAAAGGACCTGGATGTGCTAATGGCCGAATATTTAAAGCCGATTGAAGAGAATTGGCAACCCTCGGATTTTTTGCCGGATTCCAGTGATGAAAATTTTTTCAGCGAGGTGAAATTGTTGCAGGAAAGTTGCCGCGAATTGCCTTACGATTATATAGCCGTGCTGATCGGCGACACCATTACTGAGGAAGCATTGCCTACTTATGAATCCTGGCTTATGGACGTGATCGGGGTGGATCAGGTGGATCAGCCTTCGGGCTGGGCGTCGTGGGTGCGCAGCTGGACGGCGGAGGAAAACCGCCACGGTGACCTTTTGAATAAATATCTTTACTTGTCTGGCCGCGTGAATATGCGTGCTATGGAGGTTTCAACGCAGTTTTTGATTGCCGATGGTTTTGATATCGGAACTGACCGTGATCCTTACCGCAACTTTATTTACACATCATTCCAGGAGTTGGCCACTAATGTTTCGCACAGAAGAACTGCAACATTGGCCAAGAAATTCGGAAATCCGCATTTATCTAAAATTTGCGGGGTAATTGCATCCGATGAAATGCGCCATGCAAAGGCTTATAAGGACTTTGTGAGACGGATCCTGGAAGTTGACCCTTCTGAACTGCTGCTTGCATTAGAAGATATGATGCGGAAGAAAATTGTGATGCCCGCGCATTTCCTGAGAGAATCGGGTGTGAAAATGGGTGACACTTTTTCCCATTTCTCGGACGCAGCACAAAGACTAGGCGTTTACACAACAAATGATTACATCGAAATCCTGGATAGTCTCCTGATTGAATGGGAGATCGGGGCGGTTAGGAACATCAACGAAAAAGCGGAGAAAGCCAGAGATTACTTGATGGCGCTTCCGGACAGATTAAAAAGGATCGCCGACCGGACAAGGATCCCGGAATTGCAGTATGAGTTTAGCTGGATTAAGTAA
- a CDS encoding lysophospholipid acyltransferase family protein — MKKIVDYVLSAIYLIHFGLTLLLFHVFQVIAFNVFGKKVHKAVVDYLNFFLTYGLYLTGARITLENRTKLPDNRPIIFVANHQSTFDIPAVIWFLRKYHPRFVSKIELSKGVPSISYNLRKSGAALINRKDGKQAVTEIARLGKLIHEERTSAIIFPEGTRTASGVMKPFVPGGVATLLKRAPDALIVPVAINGTGKFNPKGIFPLRSFSHLSWTVLAGIEPAGRKAEEILAEAQEAIQNSISGR, encoded by the coding sequence ATGAAAAAAATCGTTGACTACGTCCTGAGTGCTATTTACCTGATTCATTTTGGCTTAACCCTGCTCCTATTCCACGTTTTTCAGGTTATTGCTTTTAATGTTTTTGGTAAAAAAGTACACAAAGCTGTTGTCGACTATCTGAACTTCTTTCTCACTTACGGATTGTATCTCACCGGCGCCCGCATTACACTCGAAAACCGTACCAAGCTACCCGATAACCGCCCCATAATTTTTGTGGCCAATCATCAAAGCACATTCGACATTCCGGCCGTCATCTGGTTTCTCAGAAAATATCACCCGCGATTCGTTTCCAAAATAGAACTCTCAAAAGGCGTTCCAAGCATTTCTTACAACCTGCGTAAAAGCGGCGCAGCCTTAATTAACAGAAAAGATGGCAAACAGGCCGTTACTGAAATTGCGAGACTTGGGAAATTAATCCATGAAGAAAGGACGTCTGCGATCATTTTCCCCGAAGGCACGCGCACAGCGAGCGGCGTGATGAAACCATTCGTTCCGGGTGGCGTAGCAACCTTGCTGAAACGCGCGCCGGACGCGCTGATCGTCCCGGTTGCGATCAATGGCACAGGTAAATTTAACCCCAAAGGAATTTTCCCGCTCAGATCATTTTCTCATCTTTCCTGGACCGTACTTGCGGGCATCGAACCAGCCGGAAGAAAGGCCGAAGAAATTCTTGCCGAAGCGCAGGAAGCCATACAAAATTCCATATCCGGCAGATAA
- a CDS encoding GNAT family N-acetyltransferase — MMETQRITIRQAGESDKTIVYDMICRLENMVMDVAGFDFAFDINIKNPNIGYFIAELNGKPVGMVSCHIQPLLHHAALVSEIQEMYVEPEYRSQQVGKALMQHVTDFAKSKGSIQMEVTSRNVREQAHRFYQREGFEKSHVKLVRYFKNDQ; from the coding sequence ATGATGGAAACCCAAAGAATAACGATCAGGCAAGCTGGCGAATCCGACAAAACTATCGTTTATGACATGATATGCCGTCTGGAAAACATGGTCATGGATGTCGCGGGTTTTGATTTCGCTTTTGATATAAATATAAAAAATCCTAATATAGGTTACTTCATTGCAGAACTGAACGGTAAGCCGGTGGGGATGGTGAGCTGCCACATTCAGCCGCTTTTACACCACGCGGCATTGGTTTCAGAAATCCAGGAAATGTATGTCGAGCCGGAATATCGTTCTCAGCAGGTTGGGAAAGCACTGATGCAGCACGTAACCGACTTTGCAAAATCAAAAGGGTCTATTCAAATGGAAGTTACTTCGCGCAATGTCCGGGAGCAGGCGCACCGCTTTTATCAGCGCGAAGGGTTTGAGAAATCGCACGTTAAGCTCGTCCGTTATTTTAAAAATGACCAATAA
- a CDS encoding acyl-CoA dehydrogenase family protein, producing MGFLESFSEIRTLLKNIDLDALGKLSKKVDLNRMMGVVSKMSEEDLGKMLKFMEAGSGKKKAPPVVNGDFYELSATLTGEDREIQLKVRDFMETEIRPIANEYWNKAQFPMHIIPLMAKLNICGLTYKGYGCGGKSALLEGFVAMEMARVDSSISTFFGVHSGLAMGSIYLCGSEEQKRHWLPVMQRMELIGAFGLTEPEVGSGVAGGLTTTCERKGDEWVINGQKKWIGNATFSDITIIWARDLADNQVKGFIVRKENPGFVAEKMQDKMALRTVQNALITLTDCRVPETDRLQNANSFKDTANVLRMTRAGVAWQAVGCGRGAYELALKYTLERKQFGRPIAGFQLVQDLLVTMLGDLTAMQTLVYRLSQLQDGGVLTDEHASLAKVFSTLRMRSIVDHARELFGGNGILLEYDIARFVADAEAIYSYEGTKEINSLIVGRAITGESAFV from the coding sequence ATGGGTTTTCTCGAATCATTTTCAGAAATACGAACATTACTCAAAAACATTGATCTCGATGCGTTGGGCAAACTTTCTAAAAAGGTTGACCTCAATAGAATGATGGGTGTGGTTTCAAAAATGAGTGAAGAAGATCTGGGGAAAATGCTGAAATTCATGGAAGCGGGATCGGGGAAAAAGAAGGCGCCCCCGGTTGTGAATGGCGATTTTTATGAACTCAGTGCAACATTAACCGGGGAAGACCGCGAAATTCAGCTGAAAGTACGCGATTTCATGGAAACTGAAATCCGACCAATCGCCAATGAGTATTGGAATAAAGCACAATTTCCCATGCATATCATTCCTTTGATGGCCAAGCTGAACATATGCGGACTTACATACAAAGGTTACGGCTGTGGAGGGAAGTCTGCATTGCTGGAAGGCTTTGTAGCCATGGAAATGGCACGGGTGGATTCCTCCATTTCGACCTTTTTCGGCGTGCATAGCGGGCTGGCCATGGGATCGATTTATTTGTGCGGTTCTGAGGAACAAAAGCGGCATTGGCTGCCTGTTATGCAAAGGATGGAGCTCATTGGCGCTTTCGGGTTAACAGAACCGGAGGTGGGTTCCGGCGTAGCTGGCGGGCTTACAACCACTTGCGAACGCAAAGGGGATGAATGGGTTATCAATGGTCAGAAAAAGTGGATTGGTAATGCTACGTTTTCTGATATTACGATAATTTGGGCGAGGGATTTAGCTGACAATCAGGTTAAAGGATTCATTGTGCGGAAAGAGAACCCTGGTTTTGTGGCTGAAAAAATGCAGGATAAAATGGCGCTGCGGACCGTTCAAAATGCACTGATTACATTGACAGATTGTCGGGTGCCGGAAACAGACAGGCTTCAAAATGCAAATTCTTTTAAAGATACGGCCAATGTATTGCGTATGACGCGGGCAGGAGTTGCGTGGCAGGCTGTCGGTTGTGGTCGGGGTGCCTATGAGCTTGCTTTGAAATACACTTTGGAAAGAAAGCAGTTCGGACGTCCGATTGCCGGATTTCAGCTTGTTCAGGATCTTTTGGTAACCATGCTGGGCGACCTTACGGCTATGCAAACATTGGTTTACCGGCTTTCCCAATTACAGGACGGCGGCGTGCTCACCGACGAACACGCGTCACTCGCAAAAGTGTTCAGCACATTACGAATGCGCTCGATCGTAGATCACGCCCGTGAGCTATTTGGAGGAAATGGAATTTTGTTGGAATACGATATTGCCCGATTTGTCGCGGACGCGGAGGCTATTTACTCTTATGAAGGGACCAAAGAAATTAATTCACTGATCGTGGGACGGGCCATTACAGGTGAAAGTGCTTTTGTTTAA
- a CDS encoding glycoside hydrolase family 9 protein, with protein sequence MLHFLCLILVGFFNLLLAQSAPAPIRLNQIGFYPNAQKIAIVLSEKQTPFELKDVLTGKTVFKGRLSEPRTNQHSGKISRIADFSSIRKAGKYFVEVQSLGKSAPFEIKERVYKEVAAASLKGFYYQRVSIDLPEKFAGKWARPAGHPDNKVLIHASAVSESRPENAVISSSKGWYDAGDYNKYIVNSGITMGTLLSLYEDYPSFCENFMTNIPESNNGVPDVLDEALWNLRWMLTMQDPADGGVYHKLTNPRFDGMVMPDAAKNPRYVVQKGTAATLDFVAVMAQSARIFKNFENKFPGLSDSCVTAAVKGWEWAKKNPAVLYNQDEMNKKFDPDVVTGAYGDRDVKDEWVWAAAEMYALTKKPDYLKDIDFQAGQAMPLPTWSQVRTLGYYTLIRFAEEIKADPALTKSLEKNIISFADNLLTDLEKQPYHTVMGKTAKDYSWGSSSVAANQGIALLYAFKLTKNPRYTQAAQGNLDYLLGRNATGYCFLTGFGSKRVMHPHHRPSVADGIADPVPGLLSGGPNPAQQDKCTTYTSKFADESFTDDDCSYASNEIAINWNAPMVYLSAALEALSEMK encoded by the coding sequence ATGCTCCACTTCCTTTGTTTAATCTTAGTGGGTTTTTTTAATTTGTTGTTGGCGCAAAGTGCTCCGGCACCCATCCGTTTGAACCAGATCGGGTTTTATCCGAATGCGCAGAAAATAGCTATTGTGCTTAGTGAGAAGCAAACACCATTTGAACTGAAAGACGTTTTAACAGGTAAAACGGTTTTCAAAGGCAGGCTCAGCGAGCCGCGAACCAACCAGCATTCCGGCAAAATCAGCCGCATTGCGGACTTTTCCAGCATTCGCAAAGCAGGTAAATATTTTGTTGAAGTCCAGTCTTTGGGAAAATCAGCGCCATTCGAAATAAAAGAAAGGGTTTACAAGGAAGTTGCAGCGGCTTCACTAAAAGGCTTTTACTATCAACGTGTTTCCATTGATCTGCCCGAAAAATTTGCGGGAAAGTGGGCCAGACCTGCGGGACATCCTGATAACAAAGTGCTGATCCACGCATCCGCGGTCTCTGAATCGCGACCTGAAAACGCAGTGATCAGCTCATCCAAAGGTTGGTATGACGCGGGCGATTATAATAAATACATTGTCAATTCCGGTATTACAATGGGCACGCTGCTGTCGTTGTATGAGGATTATCCGTCGTTTTGTGAAAATTTTATGACCAACATCCCGGAAAGCAACAACGGCGTTCCCGATGTGCTGGACGAAGCGCTTTGGAACTTGCGCTGGATGCTTACCATGCAGGATCCGGCCGACGGCGGCGTTTATCATAAATTAACCAATCCGCGATTTGACGGAATGGTCATGCCGGATGCTGCTAAAAATCCACGTTATGTAGTTCAGAAAGGCACTGCTGCCACATTAGACTTTGTTGCAGTGATGGCGCAGTCGGCGCGTATTTTTAAGAATTTTGAGAATAAATTTCCCGGACTTTCGGATTCCTGCGTCACGGCAGCAGTAAAGGGTTGGGAGTGGGCGAAGAAGAATCCTGCGGTGCTTTACAACCAAGATGAAATGAATAAAAAGTTTGATCCTGATGTAGTAACAGGCGCATATGGAGACCGGGATGTAAAGGACGAATGGGTTTGGGCAGCGGCCGAAATGTACGCGTTGACGAAGAAGCCGGATTATCTGAAAGATATAGACTTCCAGGCCGGTCAAGCGATGCCTTTGCCTACATGGAGTCAAGTAAGAACCTTAGGTTATTACACGTTGATCCGGTTTGCAGAAGAAATTAAGGCAGATCCTGCATTGACCAAGAGCCTGGAAAAGAATATTATATCTTTCGCCGATAACCTATTGACGGATCTTGAAAAACAGCCATATCATACCGTAATGGGCAAAACAGCGAAGGATTATTCATGGGGAAGCAGCTCCGTGGCTGCCAACCAGGGCATCGCGTTACTTTACGCTTTTAAACTTACGAAAAACCCCCGGTATACGCAGGCAGCGCAGGGGAATCTGGACTATTTGCTGGGCAGAAATGCAACCGGTTACTGCTTCCTGACGGGATTTGGCTCGAAACGCGTGATGCATCCGCACCATCGGCCGTCCGTTGCCGATGGTATTGCAGACCCCGTTCCCGGACTGTTATCCGGCGGCCCCAATCCTGCTCAACAAGACAAATGCACGACTTACACGAGCAAATTTGCGGACGAGTCTTTCACGGACGATGACTGTTCTTATGCCTCGAACGAGATTGCGATCAATTGGAATGCGCCTATGGTTTACTTGTCAGCAGCATTGGAAGCATTGTCGGAGATGAAATAA
- a CDS encoding Dabb family protein, protein MEDKSRRRFLQNAGLATIASISPLAAEPEKVKELFIHHVYFYLKDPHNAQDEAKLLEGLHKLAKVPTIQYVHIGKPAETSRSVIVRDYTFSWMCFFKNIIEEEIYQTHPIHLDFVKEYAHLWEKVVVYDSVGPKKVG, encoded by the coding sequence ATGGAAGACAAATCAAGAAGAAGATTCTTGCAAAATGCAGGATTAGCTACAATTGCTTCAATTTCCCCGCTGGCAGCTGAGCCGGAAAAAGTAAAGGAACTGTTTATTCACCACGTTTATTTTTATCTGAAAGACCCTCACAATGCACAGGATGAGGCGAAATTACTGGAAGGCTTGCACAAGCTGGCAAAGGTTCCAACCATTCAATATGTACACATTGGTAAGCCAGCCGAAACTAGCAGGTCTGTGATTGTAAGGGATTACACGTTTTCCTGGATGTGTTTTTTCAAAAATATAATCGAAGAGGAAATTTATCAAACGCACCCGATCCATCTCGACTTTGTCAAAGAATACGCTCATTTGTGGGAAAAGGTCGTTGTATATGATTCAGTTGGTCCGAAAAAAGTAGGATAG
- a CDS encoding cupin domain-containing protein has protein sequence MYFTKRDFGVAAVTACLTITCIFANSPGAILDSSIFDWKDMQVKNTKTGAVRTVFRSQTATLGELECHITTLNPGDSSHPPHKHPEEEIIIIKEGTVEALVNGKMKQVGPGSVIFQASNQMHSIKNVGKTPTTYHVFSWHSAGMKK, from the coding sequence ATGTATTTTACAAAAAGAGATTTCGGTGTTGCGGCGGTCACGGCATGCCTGACGATCACCTGTATATTTGCAAACTCGCCTGGCGCAATCCTGGATTCCTCTATTTTTGATTGGAAAGATATGCAAGTGAAAAATACCAAGACCGGCGCCGTACGAACTGTTTTCCGTTCACAAACGGCCACATTGGGCGAGCTGGAATGTCACATCACAACATTGAATCCGGGCGACAGCTCGCACCCACCGCACAAACACCCGGAAGAAGAAATCATTATCATTAAAGAAGGAACCGTAGAAGCGTTGGTCAACGGCAAAATGAAGCAAGTGGGCCCTGGTTCCGTCATTTTCCAGGCCTCCAACCAAATGCATTCAATCAAGAACGTGGGTAAAACGCCGACAACGTATCATGTATTCAGCTGGCACTCGGCTGGGATGAAGAAGTAA
- a CDS encoding DUF6934 family protein codes for MKLEKYELDQLDPFMYVFNSTGRQGRITMLVAFTPLGEDIFNLGFGVWHKESRYADDSVETRNGDTDKILGTVAQIALDFLNAHPNASIYATGSCAKRTRKYQMGINKYMAELCERYVIKGLVTDKTRNNPLAIIYPKWHNNWQSLKSGVNYDAFLLSLK; via the coding sequence ATGAAATTGGAAAAATACGAGTTGGATCAGCTGGATCCATTTATGTATGTTTTTAACAGCACAGGAAGGCAAGGCAGAATTACGATGCTCGTCGCATTCACACCGTTAGGTGAAGATATTTTTAATTTAGGTTTCGGCGTGTGGCACAAAGAGTCAAGATATGCCGACGATTCTGTTGAAACTAGAAATGGTGACACCGATAAGATTCTTGGGACGGTTGCTCAAATTGCTTTGGATTTTCTTAATGCCCATCCTAATGCAAGTATATATGCAACTGGCAGCTGTGCCAAAAGAACAAGAAAATATCAAATGGGAATTAACAAATATATGGCTGAGCTTTGTGAACGCTACGTAATCAAGGGTTTGGTTACAGATAAAACGAGGAATAATCCTTTAGCAATCATATATCCAAAATGGCATAATAATTGGCAAAGTCTGAAATCGGGCGTCAATTATGATGCTTTTTTGTTATCCTTAAAATGA
- a CDS encoding DUF6807 domain-containing protein, whose protein sequence is MTKGIAATAFSVFAAGGLVQAQKVDLVNNEKEKKVEVKIDGKAFTSYFYPGEDVLKKAVLYPVQTAKGTLITRGWPLDPRPGERVDHPHHVGIWLNYEDVNGNDYWNNSNAVDHAKRAYGTIIHTGIKSMKSGKDKGELTVTADWKDKNGVLTLKETTTYHFSGKGDQRIIDRSTTLTAVLDEVAMPDIKDGMFAIRVARELELPSNKPEIFTDASGIATKVPVMNNEGITGNYRNSNGVEGEAVWGKRAIWCNLTGKIKDENISVAMIDHPKNVGYPAYWHARGYGLFAVNPLGMKALSDGKETLNFKLKKGESTTFRYRLVIASEHLKDEAINAMAADYAKTK, encoded by the coding sequence ATAACGAAGGGCATCGCAGCAACTGCATTTTCTGTTTTCGCAGCAGGTGGGTTGGTGCAAGCTCAAAAAGTGGATCTGGTTAATAATGAGAAGGAAAAGAAGGTTGAAGTCAAAATCGATGGCAAAGCTTTTACCTCCTATTTCTATCCGGGTGAAGATGTATTGAAAAAAGCAGTGCTCTATCCGGTGCAAACGGCTAAGGGAACGCTCATTACGAGAGGCTGGCCGCTCGATCCAAGACCAGGTGAGCGAGTAGACCATCCGCACCACGTGGGCATCTGGCTCAATTACGAGGATGTGAATGGTAACGACTACTGGAACAATTCCAATGCGGTGGACCACGCAAAACGCGCTTACGGAACCATCATCCACACCGGCATCAAATCCATGAAAAGTGGAAAAGACAAAGGTGAACTGACGGTAACAGCCGACTGGAAGGATAAAAATGGCGTCCTGACATTAAAGGAAACTACCACCTATCATTTCAGCGGAAAAGGCGACCAGCGTATTATCGACCGTTCCACAACCTTAACCGCCGTGTTGGACGAAGTGGCGATGCCCGACATTAAGGACGGAATGTTCGCGATCCGTGTGGCCCGCGAGCTGGAATTGCCTTCAAACAAGCCTGAGATTTTCACCGATGCGAGCGGCATAGCCACCAAGGTTCCGGTCATGAACAATGAAGGAATCACTGGAAATTACCGCAATAGCAATGGTGTGGAAGGAGAAGCTGTTTGGGGCAAGCGCGCCATCTGGTGCAACCTCACAGGAAAGATCAAAGATGAAAACATCAGTGTAGCCATGATCGATCACCCGAAAAATGTAGGTTACCCAGCCTACTGGCATGCCCGCGGCTACGGCCTTTTCGCCGTAAATCCATTAGGCATGAAGGCATTAAGTGACGGCAAAGAAACGCTCAACTTCAAGCTAAAAAAAGGCGAATCCACCACATTTCGCTATCGGCTGGTAATCGCATCGGAGCATCTGAAAGACGAGGCCATCAATGCGATGGCCGCAGATTACGCCAAGACGAAGTAG
- a CDS encoding Gfo/Idh/MocA family protein — MTSRRDFIKNAALASAGVAVGSNAFSAASYRKILGANDRVRVGIIGFSDRFRSSLAPSFFDHAKELNFEFMGVSDLWNRRRDEAEAFMKGKPYTSAEFAKARNNEELLGRKDVDAVIISTADFQHALHCAEAVKSGRDVYVEKPFAETLEDAKVALKAVEASKQIVQVGSQRRSAPNYWAAYEYIKSGKFGDITTVEMTWNVNQPGRWRRKELVSQIRKEDTDWDRFLMNRPKVEWNPRYYLEFRLFYPYSSGIPGQWMAHQIDTVHWFSGLDAPRNVVANGGIYTWKDGRTNVDTFSAAFEYGPFDNKEKGFQVIYSSRFNNEAGGVKEYYYSNGGMINLDTNKITPEGGLTAKDAKGMGMEANLLTEMSLKAGDKIATDANTGSDPMTSLHMRNWMECIRSRKESNAPARVGFNHSVANIMATQALHTGKRVSWDPKKKDIVLS; from the coding sequence ATGACAAGCAGAAGGGATTTTATAAAAAATGCAGCGCTGGCTTCGGCGGGTGTTGCTGTTGGTTCAAATGCTTTTAGCGCAGCAAGTTATCGGAAAATTTTGGGCGCGAATGACCGCGTACGTGTGGGGATCATTGGTTTTTCCGATCGTTTCCGCAGCTCTCTGGCCCCAAGTTTTTTTGATCATGCAAAAGAACTGAACTTTGAGTTTATGGGTGTTTCCGATCTTTGGAACCGCCGCCGCGACGAGGCTGAGGCATTTATGAAAGGTAAGCCTTATACTTCCGCCGAATTTGCAAAAGCAAGAAATAACGAAGAATTGCTCGGTCGTAAAGATGTAGACGCTGTCATCATCAGCACGGCGGATTTCCAGCATGCATTGCATTGCGCGGAAGCCGTGAAATCGGGTCGTGACGTGTATGTGGAGAAACCGTTCGCCGAAACATTGGAGGATGCAAAAGTTGCTTTAAAAGCAGTTGAAGCTTCAAAACAAATCGTGCAGGTTGGCTCCCAGCGCCGCAGCGCACCCAATTACTGGGCCGCTTATGAATACATTAAATCAGGCAAATTCGGCGACATTACTACGGTTGAAATGACCTGGAATGTGAACCAGCCGGGCCGTTGGAGACGCAAGGAGCTGGTTTCTCAGATCAGAAAAGAGGATACGGATTGGGACCGCTTCCTAATGAACCGTCCGAAAGTGGAATGGAACCCGCGTTACTATTTGGAATTCCGTTTGTTTTACCCATACTCCTCTGGAATCCCTGGACAATGGATGGCTCACCAGATCGACACAGTGCATTGGTTCTCAGGACTTGATGCGCCAAGGAATGTGGTTGCCAATGGTGGAATTTACACTTGGAAGGATGGTCGTACGAACGTAGACACATTCAGCGCCGCTTTTGAATACGGACCATTTGATAATAAGGAAAAAGGCTTTCAGGTGATTTACTCATCCCGTTTCAATAACGAAGCAGGCGGTGTGAAAGAATATTACTACTCTAATGGTGGTATGATTAACCTCGACACCAATAAGATCACTCCTGAGGGTGGTTTAACAGCAAAAGACGCCAAAGGAATGGGGATGGAAGCCAACTTGCTGACGGAAATGTCGCTAAAAGCAGGCGACAAAATCGCGACAGACGCAAATACCGGCTCTGACCCGATGACCTCACTTCACATGCGCAACTGGATGGAATGTATCCGCAGCCGTAAAGAAAGCAATGCGCCTGCACGTGTTGGTTTCAACCACTCGGTGGCGAACATTATGGCAACACAGGCGTTGCATACAGGCAAGCGCGTGAGCTGGGATCCTAAGAAGAAAGACATTGTTTTAAGCTAA
- a CDS encoding 3-keto-disaccharide hydrolase: MKKQRFPLTILILLVTLTLANAQKSKDGWENLFNGKDLTGWKQLNGKAKYEVKDGAIVGTSVTDTPNSFLTTEKDYGDFIFECDVKVDNKLNSGIQIRSLSTPEYQNGRVHGYQVEIDPSDRAYSAGLYDEARRGWLYPLDLNPEAKKAFKKDAWNKYRIEAIGSSIRTFLNGVPVAHVIDDMTPSGFICLQVHAIGSKDLEGTQVSWKNVRIKTTDLKPSPAANIRIVNLIPNSLNDAEKAQGYALLYDGKTADQWRSYGGTDFPSKRWNYADGTITISKSDGSETGNDIVTKKLYGPAFEFEFDFKLTEGANSGVKYFVDQKFNSGGKSGIGCEYQVLDDEKHPDAKLGKNGNRTIASFYDVIPADRPKNAVKKIGEWNQGRIVVQKDGTVQHFLNGYKVVEYVRGSQQFKDFVAESKFKGFEGFGLSQQGNLLLQDHGDNVSFRSLKVKEIK, encoded by the coding sequence ATGAAAAAACAAAGATTTCCGCTGACCATTTTAATCCTTTTGGTCACCCTAACATTGGCGAATGCGCAAAAATCGAAAGACGGATGGGAAAATCTTTTCAACGGAAAAGACCTGACCGGCTGGAAACAACTGAACGGAAAAGCTAAATATGAAGTAAAGGACGGCGCCATTGTAGGAACATCGGTAACCGACACGCCGAATTCATTCCTGACAACCGAGAAGGATTACGGTGATTTCATTTTTGAATGTGATGTAAAAGTGGATAATAAGCTAAACTCGGGCATTCAGATCAGAAGCCTGTCAACACCCGAGTATCAAAATGGCCGCGTACACGGTTACCAGGTTGAAATTGACCCCAGCGACCGTGCTTACTCAGCCGGACTTTACGACGAAGCACGCCGAGGCTGGCTCTATCCGCTGGACTTGAACCCGGAGGCAAAAAAAGCATTCAAAAAAGACGCCTGGAACAAATACCGCATTGAAGCCATTGGGAGTTCTATCCGTACATTCCTGAACGGCGTTCCTGTTGCACACGTAATTGACGATATGACACCGAGCGGATTTATCTGTCTGCAAGTGCATGCCATAGGCAGTAAAGACCTTGAAGGAACGCAGGTAAGCTGGAAAAATGTAAGGATCAAAACGACAGACCTAAAACCTAGTCCGGCAGCCAACATTCGCATTGTAAATCTAATCCCCAACTCCCTTAATGACGCCGAAAAAGCGCAGGGATACGCATTGCTTTATGATGGAAAAACAGCCGATCAATGGCGTTCATACGGCGGGACAGATTTTCCTTCCAAACGCTGGAATTATGCAGACGGAACCATTACCATATCAAAATCTGACGGTTCAGAAACCGGGAATGACATTGTTACCAAGAAACTGTACGGCCCGGCATTCGAGTTTGAATTTGATTTTAAACTAACAGAAGGCGCTAATAGTGGCGTAAAATATTTTGTAGATCAGAAATTTAATTCAGGTGGAAAGTCAGGCATTGGCTGTGAATATCAGGTGCTGGACGACGAAAAACATCCGGACGCAAAACTTGGAAAAAACGGAAACAGGACCATTGCCTCATTCTACGATGTAATTCCTGCCGACAGACCCAAAAACGCCGTGAAGAAAATAGGGGAGTGGAACCAGGGAAGGATTGTGGTTCAGAAGGACGGAACCGTTCAGCACTTTTTGAATGGTTACAAAGTAGTAGAGTACGTGCGCGGGTCTCAGCAGTTTAAGGATTTTGTTGCAGAATCGAAATTCAAAGGCTTTGAAGGTTTTGGATTATCACAACAAGGGAATCTGCTTCTGCAGGATCACGGCGACAATGTCTCATTCCGTAGTTTGAAAGTGAAAGAAATTAAATAA